In Prunus dulcis chromosome 1, ALMONDv2, whole genome shotgun sequence, the following are encoded in one genomic region:
- the LOC117614383 gene encoding pectinesterase inhibitor 10: MTNQTNSQHKSPFKSSHSFIFFSFSFSHPANNSETTMEPKYYTQSPLIILFFFLFCFNFAQAVCKPRNLNLRYLTIPSTSPNSPSNSQPAMSPTKPQPGQFFPSWRPTGPPPSRTASAPNPSSQPPEKPPPAGNSMSPSPSSTSFLRHPSDNPKDSPRSNLFTQSTYPKSASSFVPPNPAIQQICKNTDYPDMCVSSVAPFLPLVPKLDPVAVLEMTIKAATTHAKLSLAAASKLVLMNNIARGTAAALSDCKDMYGDALDGLQSAMDAIQSRDIGTINSMLSGVVTDAVTCGDGFEGENSPLGDYDDKLHKMASNCLAIASLIK, from the coding sequence ATGACCAACCAAACCAACTCCCAACATAAATCTCCTTTCAAAAGCTCTcattccttcattttcttctcttttagtTTCTCCCACCCTGCAAACAACTCAGAAACAACAATGGAGCCAAAGTACTATACTCAATCACCTCTCatcatcttatttttcttcctcttttgctTCAACTTTGCACAAGCCGTTTGCAAGCCTCGGAATTTAAATTTAAGGTACCTAACTATTCCCTCTACATCACCAAATTCTCCTTCAAACTCGCAGCCGGCTATGTCCCCTACTAAGCCACAGCCGGGTCAATTCTTCCCTTCATGGCGCCCAACAGGTCCTCCACCAAGCCGTACTGCATCAGCCCCAAACCCTTCTTCACAGCCTCCAGAAAAACCACCTCCTGCTGGCAATTCTATGTCTCCTTCACCTTCCTCCACATCCTTTCTTCGCCACCCTTCTGATAATCCCAAAGACAGCCCGCGCAGCAACCTCTTCACACAATCTACATATCCCAAATCAGCTTCATCTTTTGTCCCACCTAACCCAGCAATCCAACAAATATGCAAAAACACTGACTACCCTGATATGTGCGTCTCATCTGTGGCCCCTTTCCTACCATTAGTACCCAAGCTGGACCCTGTAGCTGTGCTTGAGATGACAATCAAGGCAGCCACGACGCATGCCAAGTTGTCGCTAGCCGCGGCCTCAAAACTTGTGCTGATGAATAACATTGCCCGTGGCACAGCCGCTGCGCTCAGTGATTGCAAGGACATGTACGGTGATGCCTTGGATGGCCTTCAGAGTGCAATGGATGCAATCCAGAGCCGTGACATTGGCACGATCAATAGCATGCTCAGCGGGGTGGTGACAGATGCTGTGACATGCGGGGATGGGTTTGAAGGAGAGAATTCTCCGTTAGGGGATTATGATGACAAGCTTCACAAGATGGCCAGCAATTGCCTTGCCATTGCTTCCTTGATCAAGTGA
- the LOC117616805 gene encoding uncharacterized protein LOC117616805 gives MESFVGAGLSPGCCIVRKKRSVVAQKPRLDPPIFSQSSNIFPPFGNIDKDQNNKEKVVLFDGLGRGNKLKKLKLKLGGVTHTIHTKYTADFGCGGGSSIAKSSSSIDAFTPQLKPLPQDDVGGGPFCSDGGNGFGVKRKDHLKVDSSSRKEYSSKGKIFKESAPMDNEPVRKSKRVPKRCVLDADEDDDEDEEIRFLGRLSDSKVARSERIQMNDDFHGDANGEYKSSRLGKDRRNKSRSEKKYKDKDYLEEEEELASDDEPEPNGKKLKKGSLCLPPEGWKESPPTTRNRALQSGKDILTGAGSGFHELATDLLPAPSKRKEKVSEVERQLKKAEATQRRKVQSEKAAREAEAEAIRKILGQDSKKKKKEEKLKQQRDELIQGRTGSAVTLAPNTVRWVIGPNGTIVTFSDDIGLPGIFSPVPCSYPPPREKCAGPNCTNAYKYRDSKSKLPLCSLHCYRAIQEMMQPLIAC, from the exons ATGGAAAGTTTCGTTGGAGCTGGGCTTTCACCTGGATGTTGCAttgtgaggaagaagaggagtGTTGTAGCACAAAAACCTCGCTTAGATCCCCCCATATTTTCACAGAGCTCTAATATTTTTCCACCCTTTGGAAACATTGATAAGGATCAGAATAATAAGGAGAAAGTAGTTCTTTTTGATGGATTGGGAAGGGGGAACAAGCTGAAGAAGTTAAAGCTTAAGCTTGGAGGTGTTACTCATACAATCCACACCAAGTATACAGCAGATTTTGGCTGTGGTGGTGGCTCTTCCATCGCTAAATCTTCAAGCTCGATCGATGCCTTCACACCCCAACTGAAGCCCCTTCCTCAG GATGATGTAGGCGGAGGTCCCTTCTGTTCTGATGGGGGAAATGGCTTTGGAGTTAAACGAAAAGACCACTTGAAAGTTGATTCTAGTTCTAGAAAGGAGTATtcttcaaaaggaaaaatcttTAAGGAAAGTGCTCCAATGGATAATGAACCAGTTCGTAAGAGCAAGCGGGTTCCTAAGAGATGTGTCTTAGATGcggatgaggatgatgatgaagatgaggaaatCCGATTCCTTGGAAGACTAAGTGATTCTAAGGTTGCTCGTTCAGAGAGAATTCAAATGAATGATGACTTTCATGGAGATGCTAATGGAGAATATAAATCATCAAGATTGGGAAAAGATAGGAGAAACAAGTCAAGATCAGAGAAAAAGTACAAGGACAAAGACTATttggaagaagaggaagaactgGCATCTGATGATGAGCCTGAACCAAATGGGAAGAAGCTGAAAAAGGGATCTCTTTGTTTACCTCCAGAAGGGTGGAAAGAATCACCCCCAACTACACGTAACCGTGCCCTCCAGTCCGGAAAAGATATTTTAACTGGTGCTGGTTCAGGTTTTCATGAACTTGCAACTGATTTGCTTCCTGCCCCATCTAAAA GAAAGGAGAAAGTCTCTGAAGTGGAACGACAATTAAAGAAAGCTGAGGCTACACAGAGACGTAAAGTACAGTCAGAGAAGGCAGCTAGGGAAGCTGAG GCTGAGGCAATCAGAAAGATACTTGGTCAAGattcgaagaagaagaagaaggaagaaaaactGAAGCAGCAAAGGGATGAATTGATTCAG GGAAGGACTGGCAGTGCTGTCACACTGGCACCGAACACTGTCCGATGGGTCATCGGTCCTAACGGAACGATCGTTACATTTTCTGATGATATTGGTCTGCCGGGTATATTCAGTCCAGTGCCCTGCAG CTATCCTCCCCCACGTGAAAAATGTGCGGGTCCAAATTGCACGAATGCATACAAGTATCGGGATTCCAAGTCGAAGCTTCCTCTGTGCAGTCTTCATTGTTACAGGGCAATACAAGAAATGATGCAGCCTCTAATTGCTTGCTGA